In Spinacia oleracea cultivar Varoflay chromosome 5, BTI_SOV_V1, whole genome shotgun sequence, a single window of DNA contains:
- the LOC130460911 gene encoding uncharacterized protein, which produces MCHVLIGTRRHGNFAHNICPSRRAFLETHSGAFIGDFRRVPTTIRRFPATTRLILFLVTLILFFVKFIPFFAILILFFTKYFADLSRGRNEQAIGGGYWEGRYDRLDGGHL; this is translated from the exons atgtgtcacgtcctcattggtacacgaaggcacggtaattttgcccacaacatttgcccctcaagaagggcatttctggaaacacattccgg agctttcataggcgatttccggcgtgttcctaccaccatcaggcgatttccggccaccacgagactcatccttttcctcgtcacactcatcctgttcttcgtgAAGTTCATCCCGTTCTTCGCgatactcatcctgttcttcaccaagtacttcgcagatctttcaag aggaaggaatgagcaagctatcggcggcggatattgggaagggcgatatgaccgattggatggcggacatctatga